DNA from Bacteroidales bacterium:
TAAAATTCGGATGCTCAATATTTTGGTCGCACTGTTCGTGTTTCCATGTAGTGTGATAGGGTATATGTATTGCATACGCCCCCAATTCAAGGACAGGAATAATATCGGACTTCAGGGAATTTCCCAACATCAGGAAATTATCAGGCCTACATCCCTGTTGTTTGATCAACTTTGAATAATCCGAACATCTTTTATTGCTCATAATTTCAATGTGATGAAAATATTTTTTTAAACCCGATAACTGTATTTTCCGTTGCTGGTCTAACAAATCACCTTTAGTGGCTAAGATCAGTTTGTATTTTTTGCTTAGTTCTACTAACACTTCTTCAACCCCATCCAATAGATCAACTGGTTTCTGTAATAAGTCCTGCCCTAATTGAATTATTTCCAAAACACAACCGGAAGAGTCTTTTTCATTAACCACTTTACAAATCAATTCAATCATACAAAGCATTATTCCTTTTATGCCATAACCATATAAATGAAGATTCTTCATCTCTGTTTCAAATAAATCTCTTGATGCCTGATGAGCTGGCAGATATTTTTCGATAAGAGCACAAAATTTTGCTTCGAACTCATCAAAGTAAATCTCATTAACCCAAAGGGTATCATCCGCATCAAAAGCAACGAATTCTATTTTGTTTTTCATATTGACCTATGTGTTTTAAGATTAAAAATCATTATATCTTTGTATCTTACATGTGTAAAGATATATTGAAGAGCCCTTCGAAAACAAGGACAATTGTCCCGGAAACATAAATATGTTACGAATAAATATTAATTTTTTATCATACATTGAGCGGCTATATGAAGAGCAAAACGGGAGGGATGTTGTTCTAAGAACATATCCTAAAGGAGAGTTTATTTTTGAACAAAATAATCAAAATAACAAAGTCATCATTATAAGAGATGGTTTCGTAAAGTGTTTCTTTAGTGAAGAAAACGGAAAAGATTTTATATTCGAATTCTTAGGGAAAGGAGAAATAATCGGAGAGATTGAAGCTATACGAGGGACTCCCTGCTTATGTAATATAGAAGCTCTTACCAATGTGGAGGTATATAGCTTTTCTATTGCTTATTTTAAGTCCATGATGAATAAAAGTCCGGAATTCAACCAATTATTGATCGACGAACTAGCAAGGCGTATTATAAATACAAGTACCAGAGCTTCTTTTCAGCAGTTATATAGTATAAAACATGGAGTATCCAAATTATTGCTATTACAAGAAAAGCAAAATATTAAATTACCAAAAACTGATATGGCTGCATATTTAGGCATTGATATCAGAAGCCTGAATAGAATTTTAAAAACTTTAAATAATACTCTTTAATCTAGACATGCATTACCAAACATATGATTGGCTTTGACTACTCCTATCCTACTCGTGTATCATCACTTGAAATAACGACGAAGCAAAACGAAGAGTTTCGCTCAATTCCAAATCGTTATCCATTGTTTACTTCGCTTTCTAAAAGTCCTGGCATTTGACAGGGAAAATGTGGAAAGAAAAGACACCTTAAAATATCTTTTGATGAGCACTTTAATACCTTAAGTTATTCATTCAGGCATCATTATTCAAACTTCCGGTAGTTCGTTTTTCTTTCTCACTCTGCTGCTTGTCCTTCTTTACTTTTAATTATCCATCCTTTATCGGTGATGATTTTTGTATCACATTCCGCTGTTCCGGGGTTGTCATATATCTTTATTTCCGAAGGTTGTGGAGACGGCATGTTACTCTTTTTCAATGACGGATCAAATACGGGAAGATCCTTGAATATTTCTTCCAGGCTCTCTTTTTCGAATTCGTTGTTGTTGATGTACAGGTACCTGATTCCTGTATTTTTTGAAACGTCCAATCCTGTCAGGTTATTGCCTCCACAATTAAGTGCCAACAGGCTGGTATTGTTCGTTATATTGAGTGATTCAAGATCCAGGCCTGAACAGGATAAATTTCCCAACTTGTTGTTTCCGGACACATCGACAGTTATCAATCCGGAGTTGCTGCAATCAATAAAAGTCAGCTCCGGGAATATTGAAAAATCGAATAAATCAATTTTTGTCTTTGAAAATCCGATGTAAGTCAGGTTATCACAACCTGTAAGATCCAAGACTACCAATTCTTCATTACCATTACAATTAATTATACTCAGATTCTTATTATCCTGTATGACTAAAGATTTCAGATTGTTCCTCATGCAGCTGGCATTAACGATGCTTTTCGGCAGTTTCAGTTCTTCTATGCCGCAGTCTGTGATTTCCAATGAATGCAGGTTGTTATTTTTACTCAGATCTATCCCGGTCAGTCCCGGATGGGTGTATACCTGGAGTTTTTCCAGCAGTAGGCATTCGTCCAGGACAACTGATCCCAATTGTTCCCAGTTGCCCAGGTTCAGGGTTTCAAGTTTTTTGCAGCCATTGAGGTTGATTGATTGGTCTCTTGAAAAACTGTTGAATACTGCATCTTTTAATTCGGGACAGTTACCCACATGAAGGTCGTAATATTCCTTGATCAGTGAATAGAGGTTTATAAAAGTAATTTCATCGGTCCATATCTTTACACGATATTCCCCCGCTTTTTTATAAACATGGGTAAATTCCATACGCCAGGGTTCACCATTACCCGGGTTTTTATCTTTGGTAACCTCTCTATCACCCCAGTCAACGGCGATCTTCCCACCGTTCAGGATGACATACGCATAATCATTTGCTTTTGTATTGACCGTGAATTGAATGGTATTAGAGGCGGTAAGTTCCGGCACATCAAAATCCGAATCCCGTTTTTCGGAATCATCACTTTTATTACATGACATCAAGCCATTTATCAACAAGGCCGAAAGAATAAAACAAAATATCTTCTTCATATCAAATTTCCTTTTAATGCTGCAAAAGTATTAAAAAAGTACCATTTTTTGTAATAGCATCCGGGAGATGGAGGAGATATGTTTGCCTGATGACTAATCAACAATGTGATGCAATCGGGACATATAGCCGGAAAACTGTTTTATTTATAACCCTGAGGCAACCATCCAGAAACAAACTGCAACAATAAAAGACAAAGGCGTCATAAACAGTTTTTCTTTTTTACTTTTTGAAACAATGTTCATGAATACATTCAGGGAGAGATAAACAGCAAAGACATAGCAGCCAACTTTAACCACATTTCCCGGTAATCCGGTATCAACAATACCACCTCCATGGAGTAACACAGCAATACCCGACAGCTGTACCAAAACAGCTATAGCGGTTGTGATACGGCTTTTGAGGGGCATCACACGATGACGTCCGCCCATGGCATATTCACCGAGAGGCGCTCCAAAAACAAGCAAAATATATAGGATCACAATCAGGCCGAAAAGAGCAGAGCCGATCAGGGCTGGTATCATATTCATTTGATTTAAGACTGGCAAAGATAGGGTTTCTTAATAAATTGATTAAACGATATGTAACAAGGACAAATACATACAAATTATAATGATTCAGGCCTGGAATTAAGGTACGATACTACTATTACATGGAAAACAGATAAAATAGTTCGTAAGCGAAAGGAATACACATTTAAAAAAGGCAGCACCAAAGCTGCCTTGAATTACTTTTTTCCGGATACTATTATCCGATTTTCAACCCATTCCCTACTTTCCTTTCTGGAGACAACAGTGTCACCACATCACCATCCACAACGCCCATAATCAGGCATTCACTCATTAAGGTGGCAATTTGTTTCTTAGGGAAATTTACCACACATATTACCTGCCGCCCGATAAGGTCGTCAGGAACATAAAGTTTAGTTATTTGCGCCGAACTTTTACGTTGTCCCAGTTCTCCAAAATCTACCGTTATCTTATAGGCAGGTTTCCGTGCCTCTCCAAATATTTCCGCGCTAACAATAGTACCCACACGCATATCGATCTTAGCGAAATCGTCCCAAGTGATCGTATCTGATTGCTTTTCCATTATTTTTATATAGATTTATCTTCCGGCCCTCACCGGGCAAGACTTTTAATATGACTATTTTTAAGTTGGATATAAATTATACAACACCATCCGGCATCATCACCACATAATGTGGAGTTTATATTTCATTTTTACCGCGGCAAAATGTTAATATCCCGGTGGGGGGGAAGATCATTCTTTCTATTCATATTCTTATGATTCATTAATTATACTAATGTGTGGAAGGCTCATGCATTATCGGATATTCTTGACAAGATTGAGCCGGCATTCATATATGAAGCAATTCCTTCATTTCTTCCTTAAAGCTTTCTCCCCACTCACGCAAAACCGCAATAACCGGAAGTAAAGTTTTCCCTTTTTCAGTAATTGAATATTCCGAATGTGGGGGCAATTCGGCGAAAATTATTTTTTTGATCATTCCGTGAAATTCCAATTCTTTTAGTTGCTGGTCGATTACGCGGGAACTTGCATCTGTAAAATTCCTGTGCAACTCACTGGGACGCATTGGTCTTTTGTCCAGGGCTTCTAAAATACAGGATTTCCATTTCCCTCCGATCACTTCCATGGTAATCTTAATACCACATTCGAGATCAAGAGGTATTTTCTTTTCATACATATCAATGGTGTTTTTTACAAAGATACTATATCTATCAAAAAAGAGGTATACAGATTCATTTATCAGTACTTGTAAAAAAGTATCCACCTTCGACGTTTGTGAAAATGGAAATGGGTGCCGGATATCATACCTGAATGATTCCCGGTATCAGATAATCATTGACCGAAATTTGCAATGCAGATAGAAGGTGAAAAGAGTAGTGATTACCGTTACATTGTTGTTGCTAATCATGATTACTTATGCACAAAAGAATAATTCAATAAATAGTCAGAATATGGATCTTAAGACCTCAACAATTCGTTTACTTTTCACCCTTGATTTTTATAATTGCCAATTATGAGCGAGGTCATCGATAATGAACCTGCTACTATTTTGTCATTAAATATCTCTATCGGCTCTCCCTTTTCCTGTAGAGCCAAGGCATATATCAGCGGGATGTAATGTTCCCCGGAAGGAATTCCTAAGTTTGCATCTTCAGAAAGGCTACGATGATTTACCAGAGATGAATGATCGCCTGAAAGAATTCTTTCTTTCATGATGAGATTTAGTTTTTCAGCCCATTCATAACCGAATTCATTGTTAAAACCCTTTTCAGAAGGACGGGCCAGCCACAGATTATGTACCATATTCCCGCT
Protein-coding regions in this window:
- a CDS encoding Crp/Fnr family transcriptional regulator → MLRININFLSYIERLYEEQNGRDVVLRTYPKGEFIFEQNNQNNKVIIIRDGFVKCFFSEENGKDFIFEFLGKGEIIGEIEAIRGTPCLCNIEALTNVEVYSFSIAYFKSMMNKSPEFNQLLIDELARRIINTSTRASFQQLYSIKHGVSKLLLLQEKQNIKLPKTDMAAYLGIDIRSLNRILKTLNNTL
- a CDS encoding helix-turn-helix transcriptional regulator; its protein translation is MYEKKIPLDLECGIKITMEVIGGKWKSCILEALDKRPMRPSELHRNFTDASSRVIDQQLKELEFHGMIKKIIFAELPPHSEYSITEKGKTLLPVIAVLREWGESFKEEMKELLHI
- a CDS encoding tRNA-binding protein, which encodes MEKQSDTITWDDFAKIDMRVGTIVSAEIFGEARKPAYKITVDFGELGQRKSSAQITKLYVPDDLIGRQVICVVNFPKKQIATLMSECLIMGVVDGDVVTLLSPERKVGNGLKIG
- a CDS encoding HAD family hydrolase; the encoded protein is MKNKIEFVAFDADDTLWVNEIYFDEFEAKFCALIEKYLPAHQASRDLFETEMKNLHLYGYGIKGIMLCMIELICKVVNEKDSSGCVLEIIQLGQDLLQKPVDLLDGVEEVLVELSKKYKLILATKGDLLDQQRKIQLSGLKKYFHHIEIMSNKRCSDYSKLIKQQGCRPDNFLMLGNSLKSDIIPVLELGAYAIHIPYHTTWKHEQCDQNIEHPNFIKLENITEILDHL